A region of the Lycium barbarum isolate Lr01 chromosome 1, ASM1917538v2, whole genome shotgun sequence genome:
GCCGAAACATGCTGCAATCCCATCACGATTGGAAAATGTTCTGAGTCTCCTTCCACTGATTTTACTCTTCTCTTAGCGCCATCATACATATCCTTAATTTGTGGTAACTAATCTTTTATATCAATCACCAAGTAACAGTTGAGTACACAACCAAGCTACATCACAGCTTGCTGTTTATTTCAAAATTGATCAAGCTTCTACCCTTGTACTCTTCTAGTTGTTATCTAAGGAAAATGAAAAACATTAAAAAAACAGCTTTTGGAGAACAGTTCTAAGCTTCATAGATGCTCTACGTCCATATGAGTgtcaaattataatttttttttttttaaaattaaggtTCACTTACAATTAGTATCATATAAATAGGTAAATGAATTCAAATCTTTTTTATGGAAGATTTTAATTAagtgtttattctattgatttaaaatttagaatataaaataaagataTATATTAAGGTTTTTAATCAATATACAATAGATTCTTGTGGTCCGGTCCTTCCCCAGACCTCGCGCGTAGCGGTAGCTTAGTGCACCTgttctgtttttttttccttttcttttcttataaATATAGTTAAACTAAAATAAGAAAGAGGAGAAGATGGGTGTACACTTGTAGTTATATTTGAAGATATATGAGTTAAATTAATGAGAGAGAGTTTTGTAAACTCACCAGaaaattttctttgtttttttttgttttgtatttttgttctattttggGTGTTTTAGAATAGAAAGTTATTGAAGAATACAAATGTTGTATTGACAAGAGAATGAAGAATAGAGGACAGGAACGAATAGGACACAACTATGGAAGATGGAATTAGAGGGGAAGGGTCAAGGGAAAGAAAATGCAAAGAAAAAGGAATATATCGGAAAAATaaggaaaaaggaaaagggtAAAGATCtagaatagaaataaaaaatgaaaaagaaatagtAAAATATATAGGTGGCAGCGCGTGCACAACATGTTATGCTAAAACAATTTCGCTATAGTTTGAGTGTGTTTTTTATGTCTTTTcctcatttctaatacaatttgtAAATTGCAAGTTTGTATTTTGAATTTTAGAGCCCGTCTGGTTTAGCTTAAAAAAAGAGGCTTACAAGCTGGTTTGaccaaaaaacagcttataagccaaaaaaaaataagttgggccaccccaacttatttttttggcttattctAAGCaaatttttagcttataagctgctttgcCAAACACCTAAAAAATcaaaaaacagtttataagctggtttgaccacttataagccaatccaaacgggctcttaaactTTGCACATTACAATAAAGTTTCTACTTCAATGAACTAATTAGAAAACAGAAAAATTTCAAAGTACATTTTTTCTGAAAACTGAAATTACATGTTGACATATACTGTCTCTTTGTTTCTTCAATGTTGATTTGAGGAGGAGTTGTTGGAATCGGTGTTTCATCATTGCTTTCGCTTCTTTGGTCAGATCCAATTGACATGATCTCTTCATAAGTTGCGTCCTCTTCTGGTTATTCTTGCATGCTGAACTTTTTTTCTCAGCTCTAGTTGAATATCTGAACAAGATTGCATTTTTTAAACTTTCATCTTACATTGAGGGCTTGTTTGCTACGATGCAATGACgggcaacaactttttttttgttgccaaaagcattttttgcaacaataatcaatactatggcaacaaaattaaattgtttggcaacaaaaaagttcatttgccaacaataaaactaagttgttgctaaatattaaattttttgttgccatttctatactttcttgtagtgagggCGGATTTAGATGGTGGGGAGGGTGTtctatatatagggtaaattttctgtgtttatatacatatattaatttttgaataccctgaacaaatgcaaaaggttagctcaagcggtCTAGGGTGTTTAGATTTGTCTCTAGCGTCTTAGATTCAATTCCCAGTGACACCATTATTTTTTATATGTAGCTTCTGTTGTTCTTTCCGAACACTCTGAGTAAAAATCCTGGATCCGTCACTGCATAAGTAGGGTTTGGAATATTTGGTGTAGCATTTTCAAGTAATTGTTGATGATAATCATACAATTTAGTAGTGTTTGTTATTATGTTAGCCTTAGAAGTTCCCAAACTGGTTGTTCAAACTCTTGCATTTCGAAAAGTCGTAACATATTTCTGTAAATTCTTGTGCAGTAGATAATTTCGTACAAGGATTTAACACAACAACAATTTGAAAAATATGCAGAATGCGGAAAAGATAttgtttgaatttttcttgcATTGCTGTCTTATAATTGGACTTATATTACAATCTTGAACTAACACTGCAATATCAGCCATATTAGGTAAACTATTATTAACATAAAAATAATTGTACCAAAATTTTATCTCGAGCTAAACTATTATCATCCCGTACTAGGGTCAATGTTGAGCGCTGGGCAACAGTTAGATGAATGTGATATTGTCAATTAACTGACTTGAGGGttaatagaaaaaagaaaatatCACCATAATATGCAGAGATAATACATAGGAAGAAATTTACATAAATTAAAGATATTACTCAATCTTAATCTTCTAAATATTAGTTCTTACGTATgtcaaataagaaaaaaaaaattaataaccaatgtcattaaaaaaaaaaattaataatcaaGCTACAACTAATTTTATACATCTGAAATACATATTGAGAAACTTTAAAAGGCAAAAGTGAGAGCATGtataaataaaattaataaatcattaacaaaATAAAGCTAAAAGGGATGGTTGGTGTAATCATAAATTGACAGAGAGAAAGATTGACGAACCTAGTGAATTTGTTTTTTTGGCACATGAATTTCCATAATGTCTTCTGACAAGGGATATCCTAGTTTCATTAGACACGCATTCTTCGTCCTCTAAAGAAATGGAAAACGGACTAAAGTTGTGGTGTTTCATTGTAAATCAAACTTTGATTTTATTAATACACGAAATGTAGTTGATTTTGAAGTCCTAAATATTCAATAGATAACTAAATATCTATTCATAAACGTAGAAAGTACTATTTTATCTAGTgtgaaatttatttttaattaataaaaaaagcGTATGACATTTCGCTAAGGGCgttcatgcttttataataaaatatagatattatataaatatagatagatGAATAGTGATCAAGACTAAAACTCGATCTACAAATTGATAAAAAGGAGTGAGAATTTTACAGGACTATTTGGAAAGCCACcatggtaattggaattggatgtAATTAAACAGTTTGACATGTTTGTCAATTCTAAAAGGGGGAGGGTGTTGAGAATTTGGCGGAATTACACGGTTATTtcttaatttctttcttttttgtttttattttaatttcttttcttcttaatttattttttatttctatcattttaacttctttttagttttacttttaaaattgttttaaattttaaaatatatttttctttttacatTATTTACTTTTCATAttctttcttctcattttccAACTTTTAATTCTTGTGATTTCATGTAATTGCGCGTATTTTTCTATTTCTTAATtactttttctttgttttcttcaTTTAGCGTAACAGCATTATTATTCTACTTTTTGAAACTATGTATATCTCCTAATATTAGAAAAAAAGGATTCATTAACAACTTGGCATATAGCGAGTGATGACATTAAAGTAAAATTTCTTTGTTGAAATGAGGTTATAAACttatgttttctttttcttttgaattatatctACTTAAGTTATGTTTTAACTTATTTAGTGTTATATTGGAATTTGACATGAGAGtattatgtaataattaaaaaaaaaagatcttgaatttgtgttatattttcGATTTCAAATTATTTGCTTCAGtagtattgacttgttatttcacattataTGCTGTTCTTTTTCAATTAGAATTGATAGATTGTTTTATGTCAAACTTTTGAATAATATTATGACATTATAGTTATAATTATTAATTTCTCAGACATGCCGTCCACGACTCTTATAAAAAGTATGCTTTttgtttttataattaattaaagtaaattattattaatttgagaaatatatatcaattatttttttacaatattagttacaaatatatgtttATTAACCAATAAATTTTAAGAAACGATATGTATCTTAAATACCtaacttaatatcatttataaaggtacATATTTGTCAAATATTAACTTTTACTTTTGATAATTAATATCTTATTTTTATAATTTAATCAAATTGTGTAATTATATTCTTGCAACCAAAACCATATGCTAGTAATTACACtttaattacgttatgacaaacaaacaggtcttCGTAATTGCAATACTGTGTAATTTTtgccctagtaattacaccaattctagttactaggtggctttccaaacagaccttACGAGAATATACTCATGCAGTTAATATAGAAAATAATTATTAAACTAGAGGTAGATTTTGTTAAAAGATATTTCTAAAAGATTAATAATTATACATTAAATGAATCATAAACTACtatctccgttcacttttacttttgcactattctaaaaatagattttcacttttacttgtctatttttgcatatcaagagaaacaatttatttcttttgttttacccttagcattaattactccttcgaatttattttccaaatcctTTAAGAAGtcatgcaccaattaatatgagaaGCATGATAAAATGtgcatttcatttattattttttaaggagTGTGCAAAGTCCATAGTGAACAGGTAAAAGTGAACGGAGTACAATTTAGAAATTATTTAATTGATGACAATTGAAACTCAGAAATTTTTGTGCATGTAAgagaatgagagagagagaggaactTGAATATGTATTATACCTACACGCAACTAAGAGAGATATATGCGTACTTAATTCATGTGATATTAATCTAGCAACCATAAAagatacaacaacatacccagttaaaTCTCACAATGTGGGAACAACCATAAAAGATAGCAGTAGATTTAATAACAAATGCATAAAAGAATTATTCTACTTACAATGTTAATGAACTTAAGTTAACATTTATGATAATGTATAATAAAATCTAAGTTATACTAGTAAAACACACCtacgaaaaaaaataaaatactacTATATATAATGCAAAAAGGTATTACGTGGATGGAGAATTAAAAATGTCAGGGAAAAATAAACATTGTGTATAGGAGGgggaaataatttaaaataaataaatattagggGATTGTCAGTtgttcataaaaattaccttttcTGTTTCTTTCCTTAAATTAATAGTGGAAGTATAAATATgattaatttttttaatgccAGCTAGTATAATCCATATTTACTGGGAGGAGTAATGTCTTCCTAGTCTGCTGAGGTTTCAATTTCTGGTTGGTTTAGGAATAGATTTAATCTCTTTCAGTAGCTATACCTGCTAAGCAagaccccatatatatatatacacacacacacaaactcaCACTCTTCTATATATTTTGATAAGTACTAAATAAGACCATATTTATCGCCATACATAATGCCTTCCTAGTCTGACAAGGTTTCATTTTCTGCTTGGCTTAGGAATCTATGAGAGGGTTTGCTTCCATTAAAAGGGGAGATGACAAAGCATATGCATACGCAAGTCACAAAGAAGATGAATAAAATTACTATCAAGAGAGAAATCCCTTCTAACATCTCGAAaaggaagaagatgaagaagattACTAGGTGCAGTTCAGTAAACGTTAAAGAAATTCATGCTGATATTGCGTTCGAAGTGCTAACTCGGCTACCCATCAAGACCTTGGACAGATTTAAGTGTGTATCAACATCTTGGTCTTCTTTGATCCGTCAACCTGAATTCATGAAAGCTCATAGGCCTTGCGGTGGTATACTCATCCATCTTTTGCCCGACTATTCTCGCTTGAAGGGCCTCTATTACGCGTCCCTAAATGGGAGGAATGAAGTGTTCGTTCATCGagtgcgtttgccttattttggTTATAAGGATATTACTCCCGTTATAAATGGCCTTGCTTGCCTTTACACGGGTCATCAAGTTTCACTTTTTAATATATCTACTCTTGAACTTATGGAGCTTCCCTCCTCAAGTTTACGCGGTGAAGGGCTTAGTGTTTGGTATGCTCTCGGTTTTGATATTGTGGACAATCTGTACAAATTGCTTAAAGTGAGTAGTATAGTTGCCAATCGACTAGTCTACGAGATCCTCACTCTTGAGACAAGTTCACGATCGGCATGGAGATGGAGAGAGATCGCTCAGGAAGGTTTGCCTTGGTTTTCCACTGTTACTGATCAAAGTTACTTTGTGAATGGTATAATCTATTGCAAATTTAGAACTCCGAACTTCCACGAGAATGGGGCACAATATCTTCTCGCCTTTGATGTCCACCAAGAGCATTTCACAATTTTCAACCTACCACGCGTGCCTTCACATGTATTCTCAATATTTGAGCGCAGTTTCATACTATTTGGTCAATTTCAAGGGCGTCTAGCCGTAGCACGTGTTAAGAAGACACAGTTTGAGACGGTTTTGGAACTTTGGGCGTTAGAAGATCATCAAAACTCTATATGGAGCAAGCACAATATAGACTTGCCTGATGAACTCCTTAGATACTTTCATACGGTCAAGCCTATTGGGAATCTTTCTTCCGGTGAGTTATTGCTTTGCGGTTCAAGTTCAAGTGACTATTGCCAAACGAACCCGTTTTATGTTTATGATCCCGTCAGCAAGCAATTTACAAAATTGATGGTTGAGCTTCCCAACTCACTAGGCTCGATCggactatgttttaattacataaCTTGTCTTATGGAGAAGATAACCCCACTGAATGATTTGGTCGGGTTAAGAAAGAATGTTTAATTTTTACTTATTGTAGAGATGTCTGATGACGTTGTGCACTGAAATCTAATGATTAATTATTACTTATTGTGGAAATGTCTGATGGCTCTATACACTGAAATCTAATGTTCTTTCgcatcttttattttttaatacggTGTCTGCCAATTAAGATGGAAATGTTTGTGAATCTTAGTTGGCCCTTTGACATTACAATATACTAGTTTTTAGTCACATGGTTTTGTGACTCAAATTTCTTGCTGAAATAATATAATTTAGGGCTGCTTATCGGACGGATAATTATGTTTAGCGGTTCGAAATTGTGTTTAACGTTCGACTTATCGGTCATTAGTTTTTAAATGTATTCCGCTAGCCAACTGATAAGATATAGATTTGTTTGGTATTGAATTAGCAATTATCGGGTGGTGTATTGGTTAATCAACGAGCTCTACCTTGAGCTCTTCGGATATTAGgaattaaaaaattatttgatcTTCTGCTTCCTTCAGCCCCAACTTAGGCATGTAGTTAAAGAATCGCTAGCAAAATGAAAAGTGCTATTTATGCGCAACAGAGAGAGACATATGCGTACTGAATTCATGTGATATTAAACTAAAAACTGTCAAAaatacaacatacccagtgaaattcaCAACGTGAGCACAATCATAAAAGATAGCAGTATATTTAATAACAAATGCATAAAAGTATTATTCTACTTACAATATTAATGAACTTAAGTTAACATTTAAGATAATGTATAATAAAATCTAAGTTATACTATTAAAACACACCTacgaaaaaaataaaatactatATATAATGTAAAAAAGTATTACGTAGATGGGGAATTAAAATAGTCAAGGACAAAATAAACATTGCATATAGGAggggaaaataataataattaaaataaataaatattggaGGTGGTTTGAGGGGATTATCAATTGTTCAAAAAAATTACCCTTTCTGTTTCTTTCCTTAAGTTGATAGTGAAAGTATAAAtatgattatttttttaatgCCAGCTAGTATAATCCATATTTATTGGGAGAAGTAATGTCTTCCTAGTCTGCTGAGGTTTCAATTTCTGGTTGGTTTAGGAATAGATTTAATCTCTTTCAGTAGCTATACCTGCTAAGCAagaccccatatatatatatatatatatatatatatatatatatatatatatatatacacacacacacttttctatatattttgATAAGTACTAAACAAGACCATATTTATCGCCATACATAATGCCTTCCTAGTCTGACAAGGTTTCAGTTTCTGCTTGGGTTAGGAATCTATCAGAGGGTTTGCTTCCATTAAAAGGGGAGATGACAAAGCATATGCATACGCCAGTCACAAAGAAGATGAATAAAATTACTATCAAGAGAGAAATCCCTTCTGACATCTCGAAGAGGAAGAAGATTACTAGGTGCAGTTCAGTAAACGCTAAAGAAATGCATGCTCATATTGCGTTCGAAGTGCTAACTCGGCTACCCATCAAGACCTTGGACATATTTAAGTGTGTATCGACATCTTGGTCTTCAATGATCCGTCAACCTGAATTCATGAAAGCTCATAGGCCTTGCGGTGGTATACTCATCCATCATTTGCCCGACTATTCTCGCTTGAACGACCTCTATTACGCGTCCCTAAATGGGAAGAATGAAGTGTTCTTTCATCGAGCGCGTTTGCCTTATTTTGGTTATAAGGATATTACCCCCGTTATAAATGGCCTTGCTTGCCTTCACACGGGTCATCAAGTTTCACTTTTTAATATATCTACTCTTGAACTTATGGAGCTTCCCTCCTCAAGTTTACGCGGTGAAGGGCTTAGTGTTTGGTATGCTCTCGGTTTTGATACTGTGGATAATCTGTACAAATTGCTTAAATTGAGTAGTACAGTTGCTAATCGACTAGTCTACGAGATCCTCACTCTTGAGACAAGTTCACGATCGGCGTGGAGATGGAGAGAGATCGCTCAGGAAGGTTTACCTTGGTTTTCCACTGTTACTGATCAAAGTTACTTTGTGAATGGTATAATCTATTGCAAATTTAGAACTCCGAACTTCCACGAGAATGGGGCACAATATCTTCTCGCCTTTGATGTCCACCAAGAGCATTTCACAATTTTCAACCTACCACGCGTGCCCTCACATGTATTCTCAATATTTGAGCGCAGTTTCATACTATTTGGTCAAGTTGAAGGGCGCCTAGCCGTAGCACGTGTTAAGAAGACACAGTTTGAGACGGTTTTGGAACTTTGGGCGTTAGAAGATCATCAAAACTCTATATGGAGCAAGCACAATATAGACTTGCCTGATGAACTCCTTAGATACTTTCATACGGTCAAGCCTATTGGGAATCTTTCTTCCGGTGAGTTATTGCTTTGCGGTTCAAGTTCAAGTTCAAGTGACTATCGCCAAACGAACCCGTTTTATGTTTATGATCCCGTCAACAAGAAATTTACAAAATTGATGGTTGAGCTTCCCAACTCACTAGGCTCGATAGGACTATTTTTTAATCACATAACTTGTCTTATGGAGAAGATAACCCCACTGAACGATTTGGTCGGGTTAAGAAAGAATGTTTAATTTTTACTTGTGGTGGAGATATCTGATGGCTCTGTGCACTGAAATTTAATGATTAATTATTACTTATTGTGGAGATGTCTGGTGGCTCTATACACTGAAATCTAATGTTCTTTCgcatcttttattttttaatacggTGTTTGCCAATTAAGATGGAAATGTTTGTGAATCTTAGTTTGCCCTTTGACGTTACACTATACTAGTTTTTAGTCACATAGTTTTGTGACTCAAATTTCTTGCCGAAATAAATATAATTTAGGGCTGCTTATTGGGCGGATAATTATGTTTAACGGTTCGACATGTCGGTCATCGGCTTTTAAATGTATtaatccgctagccaaccgataagatatcGATTGGTTTGGTATTGAGGTAGCAATTATCGGGCGGTGTATTGGTTAGTCAACGAGCTTTACCTGGAGCTCTTCGGGTATTAAGAATTAAAAAATTATGAGACATTCTCCTTCCTTCAGCCCCAACTTAGGCATTCAGTTAAAGATCTGCTAGCAAAACGAAAAGTGCTATTTATCAACCTAGGTATGGACTATACTTTAAAATGCTATAAATGTGGCGCTAATTTAACCAACCTTCACATTCAAAAATGAATTTGCTAATGGTGTTTGAGAAATTGGCTATTGGTGGTCCACTATAGAGCTAAGCCAGTAGAAGAAAGAAAGTAAAGAAGTCAAGTGAAAAGTGAAAATATGTACACAACCTTTGCACAAATGAATTGGATCGGAAGCAAATAAAATGCACATTGAtataatatattaatattaaaatgagtgggAGATTGATGGTCATATtaagcattttaatattaaataTATTGTATTAAGTGCATTTTATTTGCTTCCGATCCAATTCATTTGTGCAGAAGTTGTGGCCATACTTCGCCCCTTGAAATTCTCATTACCGCTCCTCATTTATTtagtggaagaaatgaagaatGTAGCGGTAATATCCTTGTAGCTCTGTTCTCCATTAAATTATTATTCATGTACATTCTTTTTGTAACTGATGTAACTTGCAAATAATAATTTTTCCATTATCTCCCTACTTTACTATTTCATTCATATCTTATTCAATTGAAGGATGATTTTCTTAGCTATAAATAGTTATTCATCTTTAACTTGTGGTGGGAAAAATATATTGACGAGTTcttgaaaaagtgaaaaaaagaaaagagagtttATTTAgctgaaggaaggtgttctttttGGTGGAGTTTTGAACTCAACATCTTGTCTAGAATTTGTTGGGTTATACGACGTGGtagggctgttgtatcctggaggggacaagtcaggaAGAGTACTGTCGGACAGGTAAAAATTTGTTGTAGTGGGCTTGAATCTCTTTAAAGAGAGCTAGATATCCGCGCCTTAGCCTGAAGATAGTTTATTTTCTTaatattatttttcaattgtaattgtattTTCAATTGTATTATCACCAACAATTGTAAGGAGATtcaatggctacaattgaaaaatcCGCAGATATCAAAATGGGAGATCTTAACAAGCTATTTCGGTTCAACGGTACTCATTTCAAGACATGGAAGGGTAAATTACTTTTCTATTTAAGTCTTCTCAATGTTTCTTCTGTATTAGCTGAGTAGAATTCAAACAAAGTAGACAACTCTTCCATAAATGATGAAGAACTTATTTTTCTTCAAGAAAAAGTTGAAAAGTACGATGAACATTCATACAAGTAGTAAATATGATACCGAAGAGGCTGGAGCAAAAAAATATGCTGCTAGTAAATGCAAATAAAGGACATAAATGgacccttaactatgagagtaggttcaaaatagtcccttaactatgcacttaacgacTTTGGTCATTTAAGTTTGTCACatgtt
Encoded here:
- the LOC132631053 gene encoding F-box protein At5g18160-like isoform X1 encodes the protein MTKHMHTQVTKKMNKITIKREIPSNISKRKKMKKITRCSSVNVKEIHADIAFEVLTRLPIKTLDRFKCVSTSWSSLIRQPEFMKAHRPCGGILIHLLPDYSRLKGLYYASLNGRNEVFVHRVRLPYFGYKDITPVINGLACLYTGHQVSLFNISTLELMELPSSSLRGEGLSVWYALGFDIVDNLYKLLKVSSIVANRLVYEILTLETSSRSAWRWREIAQEGLPWFSTVTDQSYFVNGIIYCKFRTPNFHENGAQYLLAFDVHQEHFTIFNLPRVPSHVFSIFERSFILFGQFQGRLAVARVKKTQFETVLELWALEDHQNSIWSKHNIDLPDELLRYFHTVKPIGNLSSGELLLCGSSSSDYCQTNPFYVYDPVSKQFTKLMVELPNSLGSIGLCFNYITCLMEKITPLNDLVGLRKNV
- the LOC132631053 gene encoding F-box protein At5g18160-like isoform X2; translated protein: MTKHMHTPVTKKMNKITIKREIPSDISKRKKITRCSSVNAKEMHAHIAFEVLTRLPIKTLDIFKCVSTSWSSMIRQPEFMKAHRPCGGILIHHLPDYSRLNDLYYASLNGKNEVFFHRARLPYFGYKDITPVINGLACLHTGHQVSLFNISTLELMELPSSSLRGEGLSVWYALGFDTVDNLYKLLKLSSTVANRLVYEILTLETSSRSAWRWREIAQEGLPWFSTVTDQSYFVNGIIYCKFRTPNFHENGAQYLLAFDVHQEHFTIFNLPRVPSHVFSIFERSFILFGQVEGRLAVARVKKTQFETVLELWALEDHQNSIWSKHNIDLPDELLRYFHTVKPIGNLSSGELLLCGSSSSSSDYRQTNPFYVYDPVNKKFTKLMVELPNSLGSIGLFFNHITCLMEKITPLNDLVGLRKNV